One window of Rasiella rasia genomic DNA carries:
- a CDS encoding heme-binding domain-containing protein, translating to MKVLKIIASIALIAFVVIQFLPMDYNQSETVPQTDFMLVNIVPATVEKSLQVSCYDCHSNNTKYPWYNKVQPVAWFLEDHIKEGKAELNFNEWDTYSDRRQNSKLRSIIKQIENGEMPLDSYTLIHRDAIFSEKEKEAVLNYMKTLKDDLE from the coding sequence TTGAAAGTTTTAAAAATCATAGCGTCGATAGCCTTAATTGCGTTTGTGGTCATTCAGTTCTTACCGATGGATTATAACCAAAGTGAGACAGTACCGCAAACAGATTTTATGCTTGTCAATATAGTGCCTGCAACGGTCGAGAAATCGTTGCAGGTTTCCTGCTACGATTGTCATAGCAACAATACAAAGTACCCTTGGTACAATAAGGTGCAACCTGTTGCTTGGTTTTTGGAAGACCATATTAAAGAAGGAAAAGCAGAATTAAATTTTAACGAATGGGACACCTATTCAGACAGAAGACAGAACAGTAAACTGCGCTCTATCATTAAGCAGATAGAAAACGGTGAGATGCCCTTGGATAGCTACACGCTTATTCATAGGGATGCTATTTTTTCAGAAAAGGAAAAGGAAGCAGTATTGAACTATATGAAAACTTTAAAAGATGATTTAGAGTAA
- a CDS encoding heavy metal translocating P-type ATPase: MKQAYHIQGMTCNGCRNHVEQTLSKVEGVTNASVNLEKEEATIEMESHISIETFQKALKEDGGSYSIHKPGEHQHKNNTASAKAKKEKQTGKGTGTFYCPMHCEGDKTYDKPGDCPVCGMDLVEEQNLSATTSEQWTCPMHPEIVKDEAGACPICGMDLVPMEPDLSTEEKTYNKLIKKFWIAVAFTLPIFLIAMSEMIPNNPLYDVMEQKWWNWIQFGLSIPVVFYATWMFFERAYRSIKTWNLNMFTLIGIGAGVAWLFSVFGMLFPDFFPEQFKTESGAVHVYFEAATVILTLVLMGQVLEARAHSKTNSAVKELLKLAPNKAIKVVDGNEEEVSIDQIEKGDILRVKPGDKIPVDGKITEGETTVDESMISGEPIPVNKYVNDKVSSGTINGNQSFLMEAEKVGSETLLSQIIHMVNDASRSRAPIQKLADTVSGYFVPVVVIIAVITFIVWAIWGPEPAYVFALVNAIAVLIIACPCALGLATPMSVMVGVGKGAQNGVLIKNAEALEKMDKVDTLIIDKTGTITEGKPTVEKIGAFGSRFSESEILYFIASLNSSSEHPLAEATVKYGKEQKTEISKTKNFSAVTGKGVEGTVDGKKLDLGNAKMMEYANAKLSPEMETEAQSFQKQGKTVSYLSIDGEVSGYVVIGDKIKETSPKAIKELQDKGIEVIMLTGDNHDTAQAVASELNLADFKAGMLPENKLEEVKKLQEQGKVVAMAGDGINDAPALAKSDVGIAMGTGTDVAIESAMITLVKGDLHGIVKARNLSHKVMRNIKQNLFFAMIYNTLGVPIAAGVLFPFFGILLSPMIAALAMSFSSVSVIANALRLRTKSIN, encoded by the coding sequence ATGAAACAAGCCTATCACATACAAGGAATGACCTGCAACGGTTGTCGAAATCACGTAGAGCAGACACTTTCAAAAGTGGAAGGTGTAACCAATGCTTCGGTCAATTTAGAAAAAGAAGAGGCGACTATCGAAATGGAATCCCATATTTCCATCGAAACATTTCAGAAAGCTTTAAAAGAAGATGGCGGTTCATACAGCATTCACAAACCTGGAGAACATCAACATAAAAATAATACCGCTTCCGCGAAAGCGAAAAAAGAAAAACAGACAGGCAAAGGAACAGGAACCTTTTACTGTCCAATGCATTGTGAAGGAGATAAAACCTACGATAAGCCAGGCGACTGCCCAGTCTGCGGAATGGATTTAGTCGAGGAGCAAAATTTGTCAGCTACAACTTCAGAACAATGGACGTGCCCAATGCACCCAGAAATTGTCAAAGATGAAGCTGGAGCTTGCCCTATATGTGGTATGGATTTGGTGCCGATGGAACCTGATTTATCTACCGAAGAAAAAACATATAATAAGCTGATTAAGAAATTTTGGATAGCAGTAGCCTTTACGCTTCCTATTTTCCTAATCGCTATGAGCGAGATGATTCCCAACAATCCGCTGTACGATGTAATGGAACAGAAATGGTGGAACTGGATTCAATTTGGGCTTTCCATTCCAGTAGTGTTTTATGCCACTTGGATGTTCTTTGAACGTGCTTATCGAAGTATTAAAACCTGGAATCTCAATATGTTCACCTTAATCGGTATAGGTGCGGGCGTAGCTTGGTTATTCAGTGTTTTTGGGATGTTGTTTCCAGACTTTTTTCCCGAACAGTTTAAAACAGAATCAGGTGCGGTTCACGTATATTTTGAGGCAGCAACTGTGATACTAACGTTGGTATTGATGGGTCAAGTTTTGGAAGCGCGTGCGCATAGTAAAACCAATTCAGCAGTTAAGGAACTCTTGAAACTCGCACCTAATAAAGCCATTAAGGTAGTTGATGGAAATGAGGAAGAAGTTTCCATAGACCAAATTGAAAAAGGCGATATACTACGAGTGAAGCCAGGAGATAAAATCCCTGTGGATGGCAAAATTACCGAAGGAGAAACTACGGTAGATGAATCAATGATTTCGGGAGAGCCTATTCCAGTTAATAAATATGTAAATGATAAAGTAAGTAGCGGCACAATTAACGGGAATCAATCGTTCTTGATGGAAGCCGAAAAGGTTGGTAGCGAAACCTTGCTTTCCCAAATCATACATATGGTCAACGATGCCAGTCGCAGTCGCGCCCCTATCCAGAAATTGGCAGATACCGTTTCAGGATATTTTGTGCCTGTCGTGGTTATCATTGCAGTTATCACTTTCATTGTGTGGGCAATATGGGGACCAGAGCCAGCTTATGTATTTGCCCTTGTAAATGCCATTGCCGTATTGATTATTGCCTGTCCTTGCGCATTGGGATTGGCAACGCCGATGTCTGTTATGGTGGGTGTTGGTAAAGGTGCACAAAATGGTGTGTTGATTAAAAATGCCGAAGCCTTAGAGAAAATGGACAAGGTGGACACGCTTATCATAGATAAGACCGGTACGATTACCGAAGGAAAACCTACGGTTGAGAAAATCGGTGCTTTTGGTTCTCGCTTTAGCGAAAGCGAAATACTGTATTTTATCGCATCCCTTAACAGTTCCAGTGAGCATCCCCTTGCCGAAGCTACCGTGAAATATGGAAAGGAGCAGAAAACTGAAATATCAAAAACCAAAAACTTTAGCGCAGTAACTGGAAAAGGTGTAGAAGGAACAGTTGATGGCAAAAAACTCGATTTGGGAAATGCCAAAATGATGGAGTATGCAAATGCCAAGCTATCACCTGAAATGGAAACCGAAGCACAATCCTTTCAGAAACAGGGAAAAACGGTTTCCTACTTATCCATTGATGGCGAAGTTTCAGGCTATGTGGTTATTGGCGATAAAATAAAAGAAACGAGTCCCAAGGCAATCAAAGAATTACAGGACAAAGGCATTGAAGTGATAATGCTTACCGGAGATAATCACGACACCGCCCAAGCAGTAGCCAGCGAACTCAATCTCGCCGACTTCAAAGCGGGAATGTTACCTGAAAACAAGTTAGAAGAAGTCAAAAAACTACAGGAACAGGGTAAAGTGGTCGCAATGGCTGGAGATGGTATAAACGATGCGCCAGCACTGGCAAAAAGTGATGTGGGGATTGCAATGGGTACAGGAACCGATGTCGCTATAGAAAGCGCGATGATAACCTTGGTAAAGGGCGATTTGCACGGTATTGTAAAAGCAAGAAATTTAAGCCACAAAGTAATGCGGAACATCAAGCAGAATCTATTTTTTGCTATGATATACAACACGCTGGGTGTGCCGATTGCGGCAGGTGTATTATTCCCATTTTTCGGAATTCTATTATCGCCTATGATTGCAGCTTTGGCAATGAGTTTTAGTTCAGTTTCTGTAATAGCAAACGCACTTAGACTCAGAACAAAATCAATTAACTAA
- a CDS encoding PepSY domain-containing protein, whose translation MVKRKTALKIRKAHRYLGIFLGIQFLMWTISGMYFSWTDIDEIHGDHFKKEIPEQTAFSDLVISSQLNIQEPIKSLELLEIADEPYYWINETMLYNALTGTKKEELTEQEAIKVAKRYMLADLEFDQIQRIESVGDHHEYRGRPLPVYEISYKTDENLKAYVAIENGAFQTVRHRDWRWFDFLWMTHTMDYQGRDDFNTIVLRAFSLLGLITVLSGFLLWYTSSPTMRKLIKNKRK comes from the coding sequence ATGGTTAAAAGAAAAACAGCACTTAAAATAAGAAAGGCGCATCGCTATTTGGGTATCTTTTTAGGGATTCAGTTCTTGATGTGGACGATTAGTGGAATGTATTTCAGCTGGACAGATATTGATGAGATACACGGCGACCATTTTAAAAAAGAGATTCCTGAACAAACTGCATTTTCAGATTTGGTAATAAGTTCTCAACTGAATATTCAGGAACCGATTAAGTCATTAGAATTACTTGAAATAGCGGATGAGCCCTATTACTGGATTAATGAGACTATGCTTTATAATGCACTTACAGGAACAAAGAAAGAGGAGCTCACAGAACAAGAAGCAATCAAAGTAGCAAAGCGCTATATGTTGGCCGATTTAGAATTTGACCAAATACAACGGATTGAATCTGTAGGCGACCACCACGAGTACCGCGGAAGACCATTACCAGTTTATGAGATTTCATATAAAACCGATGAAAATTTAAAAGCCTACGTTGCGATTGAAAATGGCGCTTTTCAAACCGTACGTCATCGCGATTGGCGTTGGTTCGATTTTCTCTGGATGACCCACACTATGGACTATCAAGGTCGAGACGATTTTAATACAATTGTGCTAAGGGCTTTTTCGCTTTTAGGCTTGATAACGGTGTTAAGTGGATTTCTACTTTGGTACACAAGTTCACCAACTATGAGAAAATTGATTAAAAACAAACGTAAATAA
- a CDS encoding DUF2911 domain-containing protein, whose translation MKNSLILLCIILLASCKETSKETQELPITEKTEQNATSADSNQKKPLSPHTSAMAMVGDAHIHIDYSSPGVRKRIIFGGLLPYDTVWQAGAHMATWMETNKDLTIDGKELKAGKYGFFVIPNQEEWTIIFNTNWNQHGKDEYDEKDDVLRFKVTPKISQEIKEHLEYKVIKATDDSGIISLSWEKVLVEFPFEVK comes from the coding sequence ATGAAAAACAGTCTTATTCTATTATGTATTATCCTTTTAGCCTCTTGCAAAGAAACTTCAAAGGAAACACAAGAATTGCCCATTACCGAAAAAACAGAACAAAATGCAACAAGTGCAGATTCTAATCAGAAAAAACCATTGAGTCCCCATACAAGCGCAATGGCGATGGTGGGCGATGCACATATTCATATCGATTATTCATCGCCAGGCGTACGAAAACGTATCATTTTTGGCGGTTTACTTCCTTATGATACCGTTTGGCAAGCAGGAGCCCATATGGCCACTTGGATGGAAACCAATAAGGACTTGACCATTGACGGTAAAGAATTGAAGGCAGGGAAATACGGGTTCTTTGTTATTCCGAATCAAGAGGAATGGACAATTATATTTAATACAAACTGGAACCAGCACGGTAAAGATGAATATGACGAGAAAGATGATGTGTTGAGATTTAAAGTAACCCCTAAAATTTCACAAGAAATCAAAGAACATTTAGAATACAAAGTAATAAAGGCTACCGATGATTCAGGAATTATTAGCTTGAGTTGGGAAAAGGTTCTTGTTGAATTTCCTTTTGAAGTAAAATAA
- a CDS encoding DUF3347 domain-containing protein, protein MKTVKRTMSTMALAATMILTVSCKDGNKEEAAAPMSNEMHQESMDDKDDMAMSDNQDAKAEAILNDYFNLKDALVSDDNGKAKELGNTLAKSLKAFDVSNYSDNEQTELKDIIEDATEHAEHIGESDIKHQREHFKTLSKDVTDMVAITGTDKKLYEQFCPMYNNNEGGAWLSMNEEIRNPYFGSQMLKCGKVQREIN, encoded by the coding sequence ATGAAAACAGTAAAAAGAACAATGAGTACAATGGCACTGGCTGCCACAATGATTTTAACAGTTTCCTGTAAAGACGGAAACAAAGAAGAGGCTGCTGCGCCGATGAGCAATGAGATGCACCAAGAATCTATGGATGACAAGGACGATATGGCGATGAGTGACAACCAAGATGCAAAAGCAGAAGCAATCCTGAATGATTATTTCAACTTAAAAGATGCGCTTGTAAGCGATGACAATGGCAAAGCGAAGGAGCTTGGTAACACATTAGCGAAATCACTAAAAGCTTTTGATGTATCCAACTATTCCGATAATGAACAAACTGAATTAAAAGACATAATTGAAGATGCCACAGAACACGCAGAGCATATTGGAGAGAGCGATATCAAGCATCAACGCGAGCATTTTAAGACGTTGAGCAAGGACGTTACCGATATGGTAGCCATTACCGGAACCGATAAAAAACTCTATGAGCAGTTCTGCCCAATGTATAACAATAACGAAGGCGGAGCTTGGCTGAGTATGAATGAGGAAATTAGAAATCCATATTTCGGAAGTCAAATGCTGAAATGTGGCAAAGTACAACGAGAAATAAACTAA
- a CDS encoding multicopper oxidase domain-containing protein encodes MKILRIITLLLFSSTVFAQVGTNGQDREEEGRPVKEYNLAIEENEMTLAGVTAKGMTINGSIPGPVLEFNEGDLAIINVTNKMDEETSVHWHGLILPNFYDGVPYLTTPPIKPGTTFQYRIPINQSGTYWYHSHTMLQEQSGVYGSIVIQPKEKILDYDKDLVVVLSDWTNEDPMNVLRNLKRGNEWYQVKKGTAVPLSRVIKEGALGAQFKFWRDRMEGADIADIYYPAFLSNGKSLAEYPEFKPGEKVRLRFINASASTYYWVDFGGGNPLLVASDGVDVQPVSKNRFLFGIAETYDVIVTIPEGAIEVTATAQDGSGHTSIQLGSGTLYPAKRIDRPDKVEMMKQMAKMDMKMGAPAMVGNKKKKTPEYLKENYGMKMDMKDDQMKMGMHDNMSMKDSKMNDQMKMDDTIGMKKDSMPIKSTEPTDKMNGDMGHNMSMMMKDTSSFNYDTRKTYFNYDFLKAKENTIYNADLPVNDILLNLTGNMQRYVWSMDGVPLSETDKINIKGGEVTRITLNNLTMMHHPMHLHGHYFRVINENGERSPLKHTVNVPPMQKVVIEFYNEEYGDWFFHCHVLYHMMGGMARVFSYDTPRDERMKDYPMQKLINETDHYYSWGLARLGSNFNELFLMSSNIRNGFGLRAEFDYNKNLEAEVNYNRYLNDWVRLYVGVNTETSTPDSYETFNTVGLVGVKYFTPYRFNVDVSMDHQLRPRIRLDREILIFPRIFLEGEYEYRADFGWVNDIGDTSYQGETQWLVGASYILSRNFSLQANYNNRYGWGGGLLARF; translated from the coding sequence AGAGAAGAAGAAGGAAGACCTGTTAAGGAGTATAACCTTGCTATTGAAGAAAACGAAATGACACTCGCAGGTGTAACCGCTAAAGGAATGACTATCAATGGTAGTATTCCTGGACCGGTTTTGGAATTTAACGAAGGCGACCTTGCCATCATTAATGTAACCAATAAAATGGATGAAGAAACCTCAGTACACTGGCACGGGTTGATACTTCCCAACTTTTATGATGGCGTACCGTATTTAACAACACCGCCAATAAAGCCCGGTACAACATTTCAATATAGAATTCCTATTAATCAATCAGGAACCTATTGGTACCATTCCCATACGATGCTACAGGAGCAAAGCGGTGTTTATGGTTCAATAGTCATTCAACCTAAAGAAAAAATATTGGATTATGACAAAGATTTAGTAGTTGTTCTATCTGATTGGACCAACGAGGACCCAATGAATGTATTGCGAAACCTTAAAAGGGGAAATGAGTGGTATCAAGTTAAAAAAGGAACAGCAGTACCATTAAGTAGAGTCATAAAAGAAGGTGCCTTGGGAGCACAATTTAAGTTCTGGAGAGATAGAATGGAAGGTGCTGATATAGCAGATATTTATTATCCCGCATTCTTGAGCAATGGTAAATCACTTGCCGAATATCCAGAATTTAAACCAGGGGAAAAAGTACGTCTTCGCTTTATCAATGCCTCGGCTTCTACTTACTACTGGGTGGATTTCGGTGGTGGTAATCCATTGTTAGTTGCAAGTGACGGTGTTGATGTGCAGCCCGTTTCTAAAAACAGATTTCTCTTTGGTATAGCTGAGACGTATGATGTTATCGTTACTATTCCCGAAGGTGCTATAGAGGTTACCGCTACGGCACAAGATGGCTCTGGTCATACCTCTATACAATTAGGGAGCGGGACTCTCTATCCAGCTAAAAGAATTGACAGACCTGATAAAGTGGAGATGATGAAGCAAATGGCTAAAATGGATATGAAAATGGGCGCACCTGCAATGGTAGGTAACAAAAAGAAGAAAACACCAGAATATTTGAAGGAGAATTATGGAATGAAGATGGATATGAAGGACGACCAAATGAAAATGGGGATGCACGATAATATGTCAATGAAAGATAGCAAAATGAACGACCAGATGAAGATGGATGATACGATAGGAATGAAAAAGGATTCAATGCCAATTAAATCCACTGAACCTACTGATAAAATGAATGGCGATATGGGTCACAATATGTCTATGATGATGAAAGACACTTCATCCTTTAATTATGATACCCGTAAAACCTACTTCAACTATGATTTCTTAAAAGCAAAGGAAAATACCATCTACAATGCTGATTTGCCAGTAAATGACATCCTGTTGAACCTGACCGGCAATATGCAACGATATGTTTGGAGTATGGATGGTGTGCCATTATCAGAAACTGACAAGATAAATATAAAAGGAGGTGAAGTAACCAGAATTACACTTAATAACCTCACAATGATGCACCACCCTATGCACTTGCACGGCCATTACTTTAGGGTCATCAACGAAAATGGTGAACGTTCCCCATTAAAACATACTGTCAATGTACCACCAATGCAGAAAGTGGTCATAGAATTTTATAACGAAGAATATGGCGATTGGTTCTTTCATTGCCACGTATTATACCATATGATGGGTGGTATGGCGCGAGTGTTTAGTTACGATACCCCAAGGGACGAAAGAATGAAAGATTATCCAATGCAGAAACTTATCAATGAAACAGACCATTACTATTCTTGGGGATTGGCTCGTTTAGGCTCAAATTTTAACGAACTCTTTTTGATGTCAAGCAATATCAGAAATGGATTTGGTTTAAGAGCAGAGTTCGACTATAACAAGAACCTTGAGGCCGAAGTGAACTATAATAGATATCTAAATGATTGGGTGCGTCTCTATGTAGGGGTAAATACCGAAACTTCCACACCCGATTCATATGAAACCTTCAATACCGTAGGATTGGTCGGTGTAAAGTATTTTACGCCATATAGATTTAATGTAGATGTGAGTATGGACCATCAACTGCGCCCAAGAATTCGTCTGGACAGGGAAATCTTGATTTTTCCAAGAATTTTTCTGGAAGGCGAATATGAATATAGGGCAGACTTTGGATGGGTGAACGATATAGGAGACACATCTTATCAGGGGGAAACCCAATGGCTGGTGGGAGCTTCATATATCCTATCCCGAAATTTTTCGTTACAGGCAAATTACAATAACCGATATGGCTGGGGTGGCGGCTTATTAGCCCGATTCTAA